A genome region from Candidatus Poribacteria bacterium includes the following:
- the gltX gene encoding glutamate--tRNA ligase, with amino-acid sequence MSNTLSGTSVSAMKDQVRVRMAPSPTGYLHIGGARTALFNWLFAKHHNGTFILRIDDTDTARSTDESMHEIYDALKWLGINWDEQYVQSERRNIYEGYVKQLLESGNAYRCYCTPEELEEIRAQARADKLTRSYDGRHRHLTSEDVERFVAEGRKPVVRIKMPDTPILVEDIVLGSRSIDPDTLEDEVIVRSNGMPNYNLTSIIDDAEMQITHVIRGTEHLNNTPKQIAIANALGLEVPQFAHIPLVLDSSGRKMSKRHHGDLVAVNRYREQGYLREAMLNFVARLGWSYDDKQEIFSVDELIEKFDLERVGKSGSVFDIKKLEWLNSHYINQLDISARTDAVIPFWQAEGLINSTGQRDWLENIVEAVGERLTTLQDIIPQTRYFFTDEFEYEPKAVKKWWGGSEEKKEKTREILTNLLQILEETPSFDVETVETAIWKYTDENDIKRVAAMQALRIALTGTSFGPSLFDIVALLGRDEVLKRIPKAIAHL; translated from the coding sequence ATGAGCAACACACTCAGCGGAACATCGGTTTCCGCTATGAAAGATCAGGTTCGGGTGCGGATGGCACCGTCCCCCACCGGCTACTTACATATCGGCGGCGCACGCACGGCTCTGTTCAATTGGCTATTCGCTAAACACCACAACGGCACATTTATCCTCCGAATCGATGACACAGATACGGCACGTTCGACTGATGAATCCATGCACGAGATTTACGATGCGTTGAAGTGGTTGGGCATTAATTGGGACGAGCAATATGTCCAATCGGAACGGAGAAATATCTATGAGGGGTACGTCAAGCAATTGCTTGAAAGTGGCAATGCATACCGCTGCTATTGCACACCTGAAGAACTTGAAGAAATCCGCGCACAGGCGCGTGCCGATAAGCTGACCCGTTCCTACGATGGAAGGCACCGACACCTGACATCGGAAGACGTAGAACGCTTTGTCGCCGAGGGCAGAAAGCCGGTCGTGCGCATAAAGATGCCAGACACACCGATCCTTGTTGAGGACATCGTGCTCGGTTCACGCAGTATCGATCCCGATACCTTAGAGGACGAAGTGATTGTCCGCTCAAACGGGATGCCGAACTACAATCTCACCTCAATTATCGACGATGCGGAGATGCAGATAACGCACGTGATTCGAGGGACAGAACATCTCAATAACACGCCAAAACAGATTGCGATTGCGAATGCGCTCGGTTTAGAGGTCCCGCAGTTTGCGCATATTCCACTCGTGCTCGATAGTAGTGGCAGGAAGATGAGCAAACGTCATCACGGCGACCTCGTTGCTGTTAACCGTTACCGTGAGCAGGGGTATCTCCGCGAAGCGATGCTGAACTTTGTCGCGAGACTCGGTTGGTCCTATGACGATAAACAAGAGATCTTTTCTGTAGATGAGCTTATAGAGAAATTCGACCTCGAACGCGTCGGCAAAAGCGGTAGCGTTTTCGATATTAAGAAACTTGAATGGCTCAACTCCCATTACATCAATCAACTCGATATTTCGGCACGGACAGACGCAGTGATCCCCTTCTGGCAGGCAGAAGGTTTAATCAATTCGACTGGACAGCGCGACTGGCTGGAAAATATTGTAGAGGCCGTCGGTGAACGCCTCACAACACTGCAGGACATCATCCCACAGACCCGTTATTTTTTTACCGATGAATTTGAATATGAACCGAAAGCGGTCAAGAAATGGTGGGGCGGTTCAGAGGAGAAGAAAGAGAAAACGCGTGAGATTCTGACGAACCTCTTACAGATTTTGGAAGAAACACCTTCGTTTGACGTAGAAACAGTTGAAACGGCAATTTGGAAATACACGGATGAGAACGATATCAAACGCGTCGCAGCGATGCAGGCATTGCGAATCGCACTGACGGGGACATCGTTCGGACCGAGTCTCTTTGATATTGTTGCACTGCTCGGCAGAGACGAGGTTTTAAAACGGATCCCAAAGGCAATAGCACATCTATAA
- a CDS encoding DegT/DnrJ/EryC1/StrS family aminotransferase — MAGKLAIHGGKRTIPDGLIQPWPQVTKSDRDAIAEVIASERITEQQRIQSEGLAQEWAEYMGVQYCIPVNSGTAALHLCVAGAGIEPGDEVIIPAFTFWATAAAVLHHNAIPVFVDIDPVTYCIDPNEIEAKITERTRAILPVHIHGIPADMDPILAIAKKHNLKVIEDVAQAHGARYKGKLCGSFGDAAGYSTQASKTLSSGCQGGLFTTDDEEIYKRAALLQYFGEIVVPGREREEQAYNAYGLGWMYRGDMFSQAFIRSQLKRLDANNALRIENCNYLTLHLSELDGIETPFTPDGCEPVYYNYVVGFNPEALGLDIPARTLREKVQEALRAEGVPTGQWQRLPVPSQEIFQNRIGYGTGCPWRCNGSTVEYKTEDYPKAVEFIDSHCYVFDINPPNDFELMWLYVEAFHKVMDQLDAVLDAPETT, encoded by the coding sequence ATGGCAGGGAAACTCGCAATACACGGTGGCAAACGGACGATCCCCGATGGATTGATTCAACCGTGGCCACAGGTTACCAAATCTGACAGAGACGCGATTGCCGAGGTCATCGCTTCTGAAAGAATTACCGAACAGCAGCGAATCCAATCCGAAGGTCTTGCGCAGGAATGGGCGGAATACATGGGGGTTCAGTATTGTATTCCTGTCAATAGCGGCACCGCTGCGCTACATCTCTGCGTCGCCGGGGCAGGTATCGAACCGGGTGACGAGGTTATCATCCCCGCCTTCACTTTCTGGGCAACTGCGGCAGCAGTGCTCCATCACAACGCTATCCCCGTTTTTGTTGATATTGATCCGGTGACCTATTGTATTGATCCGAACGAGATTGAAGCAAAGATTACCGAGCGAACACGTGCGATTCTGCCGGTGCATATTCACGGCATACCTGCCGATATGGATCCTATCCTCGCCATTGCCAAGAAACACAACTTAAAAGTCATTGAAGATGTCGCGCAAGCACACGGGGCGCGTTATAAAGGTAAACTTTGTGGTTCATTTGGCGACGCGGCGGGATACAGCACGCAGGCATCAAAAACGCTCAGCAGCGGTTGTCAAGGCGGTCTGTTCACAACAGACGACGAGGAAATTTATAAGCGCGCGGCGTTGTTGCAGTATTTCGGGGAAATCGTCGTACCGGGCAGAGAACGTGAGGAGCAGGCGTATAACGCGTATGGACTCGGATGGATGTATCGCGGTGATATGTTCAGTCAGGCGTTCATTCGGAGTCAGCTGAAACGGCTTGATGCGAACAACGCACTGCGCATCGAAAATTGCAACTATCTCACGCTGCATCTCAGCGAACTTGACGGCATCGAGACACCTTTTACGCCAGACGGATGTGAACCGGTATATTATAACTATGTTGTCGGTTTTAATCCAGAAGCGTTGGGGTTAGACATTCCAGCACGCACTTTACGTGAGAAGGTGCAGGAAGCACTCCGCGCTGAAGGTGTACCGACAGGACAGTGGCAACGGTTACCCGTGCCATCGCAGGAAATTTTCCAGAACCGAATCGGTTACGGTACAGGCTGCCCGTGGCGATGCAACGGTTCAACAGTCGAATACAAAACAGAGGATTATCCGAAAGCCGTTGAATTCATTGACTCTCACTGCTACGTCTTTGATATCAACCCGCCCAACGATTTCGAGTTAATGTGGCTGTACGTTGAAGCGTTCCACAAAGTGATGGATCAACTGGATGCCGTGCTTGACGCACCAGAGACTACTTAA
- a CDS encoding ABC transporter substrate-binding protein, translating to MNIRKIITLAFVLAIIVPIASFIGCERVQQVVQPTVPQMEGIDEEILVGAVYPITGPSSLAGPPVEYGIELAVSEINNSQHSHVKIKLITEDGQSTVEGAVEAFNKLIHQDKVSVILGPGSSSQAQEAFPIAHQNQVVAISPSSAASGLSAISDFVFRTNLTTDVLIPNGVRVTQEKLGYQKVATLFDEIDLFSQTSDAELRKALTDNGVEILTAESFQTEATGFSDQFTRIKALNPDAIFISATVGDISNILIQGRALGVPSDIPFIVNLTLSRDLVAAAGDAAEGAITFTSWHSTADTPGNQAFVQNYSTKYGMEPNIWAAQFYAAVHILAKGIADAQSTDPEAIAAALAEIRDFDTILGPFSFNAVGDAVYDPIVLIVKDGEFEVFE from the coding sequence ATGAACATCAGAAAAATCATAACCTTAGCGTTTGTATTGGCTATTATTGTCCCAATTGCGAGTTTTATCGGCTGTGAACGGGTTCAGCAGGTTGTCCAACCTACCGTGCCGCAGATGGAAGGGATTGACGAAGAAATTTTAGTCGGTGCTGTCTACCCTATCACAGGGCCCTCCAGTTTGGCAGGTCCTCCGGTAGAATACGGTATTGAACTCGCTGTTTCAGAAATTAACAACTCACAACACAGCCACGTGAAGATCAAACTCATCACGGAGGACGGTCAGAGTACCGTAGAGGGCGCGGTTGAAGCCTTCAACAAACTGATTCATCAAGATAAAGTTTCTGTTATTCTCGGTCCGGGATCCTCAAGTCAGGCACAAGAGGCTTTTCCGATCGCGCACCAGAATCAGGTCGTGGCGATCAGTCCTTCCTCAGCTGCCTCCGGCTTGAGCGCAATTAGCGATTTTGTTTTCCGCACGAATCTCACCACAGACGTGCTTATTCCGAACGGAGTCAGGGTGACACAGGAGAAACTCGGGTACCAAAAAGTGGCTACGCTATTCGACGAGATTGATCTCTTTTCCCAGACCAGCGATGCGGAATTGAGGAAAGCACTGACGGATAACGGTGTTGAGATCCTCACAGCGGAGAGTTTCCAAACTGAGGCGACTGGCTTTTCCGACCAGTTCACTCGTATCAAAGCATTGAATCCTGATGCCATCTTTATCTCGGCTACAGTCGGGGACATTTCCAATATTCTGATTCAAGGACGGGCACTCGGTGTTCCTTCCGATATTCCGTTTATTGTGAATCTCACGTTGTCCAGAGATTTAGTAGCAGCTGCAGGAGATGCTGCCGAGGGGGCGATCACTTTTACGAGTTGGCATAGCACAGCAGACACGCCGGGCAACCAAGCCTTTGTTCAGAATTACAGCACCAAGTACGGAATGGAACCCAATATTTGGGCAGCGCAATTTTACGCCGCTGTTCATATCCTCGCCAAAGGAATAGCCGATGCCCAATCAACCGATCCAGAGGCGATTGCTGCTGCGCTCGCGGAGATTCGAGATTTTGATACGATCCTCGGTCCGTTCTCTTTTAACGCTGTTGGGGACGCAGTCTACGATCCGATTGTCTTGATTGTCAAAGATGGCGAATTTGAGGTTTTCGAGTAG
- a CDS encoding sulfatase, producing MKNIVLLITDTFRYDNLGERAKRPIRTPMLDKFEAERATAIDKFYMSSFPTVPHRTDIMTATVGWPHYPWQPIDQSGRTVIARLLSQQGYATQLICDTPHLFNVRFQHCFDAAFQHRGQEGDKPLLHLNDEIKVVMPNEKTRPHPAFRGHTLPNTHRWTNRYYQYESETFSGRTSETTIRWLEENHNSGPFFLWVDFFDPHEPWDPPEYLVKRYDPDYTGPPMLHPNYGLSSLFTDAELHNLWAHYAGESELVDRHIGRILQKVEDLELWDDTLVVVLSDHGMSIGEHSRTGKSNIDPKDERYWPTYPEINHEMFLVAGGDVPQGQRLDLIAQPMDIMPTLCELAGVTLDPPKPFEGRSFANALLNGDAQHREYAVTGCHIGARDSRMPRRATTPFLVTERWGYAPVGEYGRPELFDLHADPIAENNIAGDNMELVKELHELFMSHLTEHNAPENFLDLWKEEPSGDGTGKWSIDYPEESDE from the coding sequence ATGAAAAACATTGTTTTGCTTATTACGGATACCTTTCGGTATGACAACTTAGGTGAACGGGCGAAACGACCCATTCGCACGCCGATGCTTGATAAATTTGAGGCGGAGCGCGCAACGGCTATTGACAAATTCTATATGAGCAGCTTCCCGACCGTCCCACATCGCACAGATATTATGACGGCAACAGTCGGCTGGCCACACTACCCGTGGCAGCCAATTGATCAGAGTGGACGGACGGTCATCGCGAGACTTCTGAGTCAGCAGGGATACGCAACACAGCTGATATGTGATACGCCACACCTATTCAATGTCCGTTTCCAGCACTGTTTTGATGCCGCTTTCCAGCACCGCGGACAGGAAGGAGACAAGCCGCTTCTCCATCTCAATGACGAAATAAAAGTCGTTATGCCGAATGAGAAGACGCGACCGCATCCAGCCTTCCGTGGGCACACACTGCCGAATACACACCGTTGGACGAACCGGTACTACCAGTATGAGTCGGAGACGTTCTCCGGTAGGACCTCCGAGACCACAATCCGATGGTTGGAAGAGAATCACAACTCGGGTCCCTTTTTCCTCTGGGTAGATTTCTTTGATCCGCACGAACCGTGGGATCCCCCCGAATACCTCGTCAAACGCTACGATCCGGATTACACCGGTCCGCCGATGCTACATCCGAACTACGGTCTATCGTCCCTCTTTACGGATGCCGAGCTGCACAACCTATGGGCACACTATGCTGGTGAATCTGAACTCGTTGACCGACATATTGGACGGATTCTGCAGAAGGTGGAAGACTTGGAGTTATGGGACGACACGCTTGTTGTTGTGCTATCTGACCACGGAATGTCTATCGGTGAACACAGTCGGACAGGCAAATCCAACATTGATCCAAAGGATGAACGCTACTGGCCCACGTACCCGGAAATTAACCATGAGATGTTCTTGGTTGCTGGTGGTGATGTCCCACAAGGACAACGTTTGGATCTCATCGCGCAGCCGATGGATATTATGCCGACGCTCTGTGAATTGGCTGGTGTTACTTTGGATCCGCCAAAACCGTTTGAGGGACGTTCCTTCGCAAATGCGCTCCTTAATGGCGATGCACAGCACAGGGAATATGCCGTAACGGGTTGCCATATCGGTGCCCGAGATAGCCGTATGCCTCGCCGGGCGACAACACCATTCCTCGTCACAGAACGCTGGGGATACGCCCCTGTCGGCGAATACGGTAGACCGGAACTCTTTGATTTACATGCAGATCCGATAGCCGAGAACAACATCGCTGGAGATAACATGGAACTCGTCAAGGAGTTGCATGAACTGTTTATGTCGCATCTCACGGAGCATAATGCACCTGAGAATTTCCTTGATCTCTGGAAAGAAGAACCGTCTGGCGACGGCACTGGCAAATGGTCTATTGACTATCCAGAAGAATCAGATGAATAA
- a CDS encoding UbiA family prenyltransferase — translation MNRLKAYLELIRYPLFAIPIVATLPGALIASQGKFTGRVAVALVIALFGYFAGMIKNDYFHHETDKQTNPERPLPSQRLTPRQAIVPASVIYGLCVIGGFLLNPATGFLVMGLVAISHLYNAIFKAKGILGSLTLPLGIGLLSIFGALVVSGTVPRLVWYVFAATTLYDLGTHITTTFKDLARDEQLGILTTPLQIGIRPALFVSAVATILAFAIALLPYWLEPDIQKSYIVWVILGIIATVGTRISLYLQPNEENGYFALKGSMVGSILFFPCLIGAQLSIAISAAVILPLLLITLFLLRTTRQEV, via the coding sequence ATGAACCGCCTCAAAGCCTATCTTGAACTTATCCGCTATCCACTCTTTGCGATTCCGATTGTCGCGACGCTTCCGGGCGCGCTTATCGCAAGTCAGGGAAAGTTCACAGGGCGTGTTGCGGTAGCATTGGTGATTGCGCTTTTCGGCTACTTCGCTGGAATGATAAAAAATGACTATTTCCACCACGAAACGGACAAGCAGACCAACCCAGAACGTCCGCTGCCTTCACAACGACTGACACCACGACAAGCGATCGTACCCGCGAGTGTTATCTATGGATTATGTGTTATTGGGGGATTCCTGCTCAACCCTGCGACCGGTTTTCTGGTGATGGGGTTGGTCGCGATTTCGCATCTCTACAACGCTATTTTCAAAGCGAAAGGCATCTTAGGGAGTCTCACCCTGCCTTTGGGTATTGGGCTACTGAGTATCTTCGGGGCTTTGGTTGTTAGTGGGACTGTGCCACGTTTGGTGTGGTATGTCTTTGCTGCTACGACACTTTACGATTTAGGAACACATATCACTACGACTTTCAAAGACCTTGCCCGCGACGAACAGCTCGGAATCCTGACGACACCGCTTCAGATTGGTATCCGTCCGGCACTCTTTGTCTCTGCAGTTGCGACGATCCTCGCTTTCGCTATCGCACTTTTGCCATATTGGTTGGAGCCGGACATTCAGAAGTCTTATATTGTTTGGGTGATCTTAGGCATTATTGCGACTGTCGGCACCCGTATCTCACTCTACCTGCAACCGAATGAGGAAAATGGTTATTTCGCGCTGAAGGGTTCAATGGTGGGGTCTATTCTCTTTTTTCCGTGCCTTATCGGCGCGCAGCTATCTATTGCTATTTCCGCAGCGGTCATTCTGCCGTTGCTATTGATTACACTGTTTCTTTTAAGAACGACGCGCCAAGAGGTTTAA
- a CDS encoding right-handed parallel beta-helix repeat-containing protein — protein sequence MKTTTIKQQHQKSVPYTALIFLICALSGLYGCQGEMFNFDIEGASLEIIEKSGELTENEVWDGRIYITGTVVVPEGITLTIRSGAIIGFEPTDTPSELIVHGELYAEGSPDRMIVFGSLGKQRKIEQTPIEDPHTSTLATDPFSTQEQRNPSTEIQKTTTSDPPRAGDWAGIRIEATSPNSRLTYCRIQHATVGISTRTDAVQIESCLLSENNTGVLCENTNPTITRNEFNRNGIGSKLQGSASPEVEYNEFTANEYGISCEDDSRPRIQYNVLRANYQNAITCYSTASPEIVSNNITMNIGWAVYDGGRLRDNFIQGNKQVGPNITELAVGIQGDQYYGVEEVFEPRNSPVAEAGVPRENF from the coding sequence ATGAAAACAACAACGATCAAACAACAACACCAGAAATCCGTTCCTTATACTGCTCTAATTTTCTTGATCTGTGCCCTATCGGGGTTATACGGATGCCAAGGCGAAATGTTCAATTTCGATATAGAGGGTGCGAGTTTAGAAATCATAGAAAAATCCGGTGAACTGACTGAGAATGAGGTCTGGGACGGGCGAATCTATATCACCGGTACAGTCGTTGTGCCGGAAGGTATAACGTTGACGATCCGTTCAGGAGCCATTATCGGTTTTGAACCGACGGATACACCGAGTGAACTCATTGTGCATGGTGAACTCTATGCCGAAGGATCACCAGACCGTATGATCGTCTTCGGATCCTTAGGCAAGCAGCGAAAAATCGAACAAACACCAATAGAGGACCCCCACACTTCCACATTGGCAACAGATCCTTTTTCGACACAGGAGCAACGGAATCCGAGCACTGAAATACAAAAAACCACAACCTCAGATCCGCCCAGAGCCGGAGATTGGGCAGGAATTCGGATTGAAGCCACAAGTCCGAATAGCCGCCTAACGTACTGCCGTATCCAACACGCGACTGTCGGTATCAGCACCAGAACGGATGCCGTCCAAATCGAAAGCTGCCTTTTGAGCGAGAATAATACAGGTGTCCTTTGTGAAAACACCAATCCGACGATTACCCGCAACGAATTTAACAGAAATGGCATAGGTTCAAAACTTCAAGGCAGCGCATCACCAGAAGTCGAATACAATGAATTCACAGCCAACGAATACGGAATTTCATGTGAGGATGACTCCCGGCCACGTATTCAGTATAATGTCCTGCGTGCTAATTACCAGAACGCGATTACCTGTTATTCTACCGCTTCCCCAGAGATAGTTTCCAATAACATCACTATGAACATCGGTTGGGCGGTTTATGATGGCGGTAGACTCCGGGATAATTTCATTCAAGGGAATAAACAGGTTGGACCTAACATAACGGAACTTGCAGTCGGGATACAGGGCGATCAGTATTACGGCGTAGAGGAAGTGTTTGAACCGAGAAATTCTCCGGTGGCAGAGGCTGGTGTGCCGCGAGAAAATTTCTAA
- the ffh gene encoding signal recognition particle protein, with protein sequence MFESLNDRLQSTFKKLKGQGKLTENNISETLREVRRAFLEADVNYKVTREFIERIKGRALGQEVLGSLTPELQIARIIGEELTQLMGNEAEKIQIASNGPTVVMLVGLQGAGKTTVAAKLALRFRKEGRKPLLVAADVYRPAAIKQLQVLGEQTETPVFSMGTEVSPVEIAAASVKEALAHGHNCVIIDTAGRLHVDDELMGELRQIKEQVNPSEILLIADAMTGQDAVNVAENFNNDLDIDGVILTKMDGDARGGAALSIRHITEKPIKFIGVGEKIEAASLEEFHPERMSSRILGQGDFQTLLEKAEEVFTEDQAKELERKLVENKGLDFDDFLTQLEQLKNMGPLDQLMDLMPFKNQLPVKNLTPDESHLQTAKAIIQSMTLEERKNPRLLDRSRKLRISEGSGTTVNQINMLVSQLQMMNRMLNQQAAMAMPQMGGALNKKMGQKIGALPRPKRKAARKPRKRKRRR encoded by the coding sequence ATGTTTGAGAGTTTAAATGATAGGTTGCAAAGCACTTTCAAAAAACTCAAAGGGCAAGGGAAACTCACAGAGAACAACATCTCTGAGACCTTGCGTGAGGTGCGGCGTGCTTTTCTGGAGGCGGATGTTAACTATAAAGTAACACGTGAATTTATAGAGCGAATTAAGGGGCGTGCCCTCGGTCAAGAGGTCTTAGGTAGCCTTACACCTGAGCTGCAGATTGCCCGAATTATCGGCGAAGAACTGACCCAATTGATGGGCAATGAGGCGGAAAAGATTCAGATCGCTTCAAACGGTCCAACAGTGGTGATGCTTGTTGGCTTGCAAGGCGCGGGTAAAACGACCGTGGCAGCGAAATTAGCCCTTAGATTCCGCAAAGAGGGACGAAAACCGCTCCTCGTTGCCGCTGATGTATATCGACCGGCTGCGATTAAGCAGCTGCAAGTTCTCGGTGAACAGACGGAAACGCCCGTATTTTCGATGGGAACAGAGGTTTCTCCAGTCGAGATCGCGGCGGCATCTGTCAAGGAAGCTTTAGCACACGGACATAACTGCGTTATTATTGACACCGCGGGACGTTTGCATGTCGATGATGAATTAATGGGCGAACTTCGGCAGATTAAAGAACAAGTCAACCCTTCTGAAATTTTGCTCATCGCTGACGCGATGACCGGACAAGATGCCGTAAATGTAGCAGAGAACTTCAACAATGACTTAGACATTGACGGCGTTATTCTGACGAAAATGGATGGTGACGCTCGCGGTGGTGCTGCACTTTCGATTCGGCACATCACAGAGAAGCCGATTAAATTCATCGGTGTCGGTGAAAAGATTGAGGCAGCGTCCTTAGAAGAATTTCATCCAGAACGGATGTCTTCCCGTATCCTCGGACAAGGTGATTTCCAAACCCTGCTTGAAAAGGCAGAGGAAGTATTCACCGAAGATCAGGCGAAGGAACTTGAACGTAAACTCGTAGAAAACAAAGGCCTCGATTTTGATGATTTTCTCACACAACTTGAGCAGCTGAAAAATATGGGACCTTTGGATCAGTTGATGGATCTGATGCCCTTTAAGAACCAGTTGCCCGTCAAAAACCTTACACCAGATGAAAGCCATTTGCAAACAGCAAAAGCGATCATTCAATCAATGACGCTTGAAGAACGCAAAAACCCCCGACTGTTAGACAGAAGTCGGAAGCTCCGTATTTCCGAAGGTAGCGGCACGACCGTAAATCAGATAAACATGCTGGTTTCACAACTCCAAATGATGAATCGTATGTTAAATCAGCAAGCGGCGATGGCAATGCCACAAATGGGGGGGGCTTTAAACAAGAAGATGGGGCAGAAGATAGGCGCGCTTCCGCGTCCGAAGCGGAAGGCAGCAAGAAAACCCCGGAAGCGAAAACGCCGCAGATAG
- a CDS encoding KH domain-containing protein, with translation MFKDLIEYIVKALVDYPDAVVVREVTGETVVIIELTVTEEDLGKIIGRYGRTLKAIRSVLYTAGLRANKKVILELIDEPSPDV, from the coding sequence ATGTTCAAAGATTTGATTGAATACATCGTAAAAGCTCTCGTTGATTACCCTGACGCGGTGGTGGTTCGTGAAGTAACTGGCGAAACAGTGGTTATTATTGAACTGACTGTCACAGAAGAAGATTTGGGGAAAATCATCGGTAGATACGGACGAACACTGAAAGCGATTAGAAGTGTCCTCTATACCGCCGGATTGCGAGCGAATAAAAAGGTGATTCTTGAACTGATTGATGAACCGAGTCCGGATGTGTAA
- the trmD gene encoding tRNA (guanosine(37)-N1)-methyltransferase TrmD yields the protein MKIDVLALFPEIIAPALETGILKRVQEADKLTVNLHNLRDWATDKHKSVDDYPYGGGAGMILKPEPIFAAVAALNSEETAHLIYLTPQGTPLTQAVAESISLERHLILLCGRYKGVDERVRDRLVTTEISIGDYVLSGGEIAALVLIDAIGRVLPGALGDYESAHVDSFSQELLDHPHYTRPAEFAGMGIPEVLLSGHHENIEKWRYAEALKRTAKYRPDLLQKLELSEEDIAILKAAGLAE from the coding sequence ATGAAAATTGATGTCCTCGCCCTATTCCCGGAGATAATCGCACCGGCGTTAGAGACTGGAATACTTAAACGTGTTCAGGAGGCGGATAAACTCACCGTTAATCTTCATAACCTTCGCGATTGGGCAACTGATAAACATAAGTCGGTTGATGACTACCCTTATGGCGGTGGCGCGGGGATGATTCTTAAACCCGAACCCATTTTCGCGGCGGTTGCAGCGTTGAACTCAGAAGAAACAGCACATCTTATCTATCTGACCCCTCAAGGTACACCTTTAACACAAGCGGTCGCGGAATCGATTTCTTTGGAAAGGCATCTTATTCTGTTATGCGGGCGTTACAAAGGGGTTGACGAGCGGGTGCGTGACCGATTGGTAACGACTGAAATTTCCATCGGTGATTATGTCTTGAGCGGCGGTGAAATTGCAGCCCTTGTCTTGATTGATGCTATTGGTCGTGTACTTCCGGGTGCACTTGGGGATTACGAGTCTGCACACGTTGATTCATTCAGTCAGGAATTGCTTGACCATCCGCACTACACACGTCCTGCAGAGTTTGCTGGCATGGGTATCCCCGAGGTGCTCTTGAGTGGACATCATGAGAATATTGAAAAGTGGCGGTATGCAGAGGCACTTAAACGCACAGCGAAATACCGTCCAGATTTACTCCAGAAACTGGAACTCAGCGAGGAAGATATCGCAATTCTTAAAGCGGCGGGGTTAGCGGAGTAA
- the rplS gene encoding 50S ribosomal protein L19, whose translation MNLIESFENQYMKSDIPQFGPGDVVKVNTRIREGQKERIQAYEGTVIRRAHGGLKETFTVRRVAFGAGSERTFPLHSPNIESIQVVRYGAVRRAKLYYLRDRTGRSARVKERRD comes from the coding sequence ATGAACTTGATAGAATCTTTTGAGAATCAATACATGAAGAGCGACATCCCTCAATTTGGTCCCGGGGATGTTGTTAAGGTGAATACACGTATCCGTGAAGGGCAAAAGGAACGCATCCAAGCGTACGAAGGCACCGTTATTCGCCGCGCACATGGTGGACTCAAGGAAACCTTTACCGTCCGGCGCGTCGCATTCGGTGCCGGGAGTGAAAGAACTTTCCCACTTCATTCTCCGAATATTGAGAGCATTCAGGTGGTTCGATACGGCGCAGTTCGGCGAGCGAAGTTGTATTACTTACGCGATCGTACTGGCAGATCCGCACGTGTCAAAGAACGTAGAGACTAA